Proteins from a genomic interval of Streptomyces sp. NBC_00820:
- a CDS encoding GH32 C-terminal domain-containing protein, translating into MRRRAWALLVSLAAVLAAIVPSTPAVAGTVQDYPEFPYPPTTYSEPYRGQFHFSSRSGWMNDPNGLVHANGLYHFFYQHNPHGLAWDTMHWGHATSPDLVHWTQKPVALEPGVHPGTLFSGGGVVDKDNTSGLRTGSLDPIVVFSNTDGVSVFYSNDDGRTFQAYDKGRKVIDIPDESRDPKVFWDAARHRWAMVVWSSQGGNGVNIYTSANLLDWTFASRFAAPWLFECPDLYPLALDGDAGRQKWVMTSASSQYVVGSFDGNTFATDWTQPRQMDLGTTYAGGGFYAAETFTGMPDGRTVQMAWQGGNHGSTWTGNATFPAALALVTTPDGPRVTRTPVAELESLASDSQTWKDRTLDTAGTGNLLSGVRADTYELNAQFDVTGATAAQFGFDLHLRSDGTADRRVVYDTKAQTLQGKPLKPRNGKVTMRVLVDRGQLEIFADGGLYSLSDNADFDSSADSQGIGLFSLGGRVRLDSATFTRLNTSWGTGQSTLSSNLKGPWHASGGTWSDVSGGKRVSASGDAFYLSATGGSDATYQGDISLDSARAGGLTFRANAAGAGYTANIDTGGVVKLWRPGKDIATYATPIAAGSTHHLKVQTAGDRIRVWLDNGTDPVIDATDATYPSGLFGANVYNGTATVRNLDTGSGGFAAFPAGRWTPRGGTWTVEPDGLHGSGAQDGFYLSDRTGTDFTYQGDLSVTNGTATGLTFRAESGGAGYTANIDTSGVVKLWRPGRDIAVFRTTVVEGRTYHLKVQTAGDRIRVWLGNGADPVIDATDDTYPSGLFGVNAFAGNTVAQNLTVG; encoded by the coding sequence ATGCGTCGAAGAGCCTGGGCCCTGCTCGTCTCCCTGGCCGCGGTCCTGGCCGCGATCGTTCCGAGCACGCCGGCGGTCGCCGGGACCGTGCAGGACTATCCGGAGTTCCCCTACCCGCCGACCACCTACAGCGAGCCGTACCGGGGCCAGTTCCACTTCAGTTCCCGGTCCGGCTGGATGAACGATCCCAACGGCCTCGTCCACGCCAACGGGCTCTATCACTTCTTCTACCAGCACAACCCGCACGGCCTGGCCTGGGACACCATGCACTGGGGCCACGCCACCAGCCCCGACCTGGTCCACTGGACGCAGAAGCCGGTGGCCCTGGAACCCGGAGTCCATCCGGGCACGCTGTTCTCCGGCGGCGGCGTCGTCGACAAGGACAACACCTCAGGCCTCAGGACCGGTTCGCTCGACCCGATCGTCGTGTTCTCCAACACCGACGGCGTGAGCGTCTTCTACAGCAACGACGACGGGCGGACCTTCCAGGCGTACGACAAAGGACGCAAGGTCATCGACATCCCGGACGAGAGCCGTGACCCGAAGGTCTTCTGGGACGCGGCCAGGCACCGCTGGGCGATGGTGGTGTGGTCCTCCCAGGGCGGCAACGGGGTGAACATCTACACCTCGGCGAACCTGCTGGACTGGACCTTCGCCAGCCGTTTCGCCGCGCCGTGGCTCTTCGAGTGCCCCGACCTGTACCCCCTCGCCCTGGACGGCGACGCCGGCCGGCAGAAGTGGGTCATGACGTCCGCGTCCAGCCAGTACGTCGTCGGTTCCTTCGACGGCAATACCTTCGCCACGGACTGGACGCAGCCGCGGCAGATGGACCTCGGCACCACCTACGCGGGCGGCGGCTTCTACGCGGCCGAGACGTTCACCGGCATGCCCGACGGGCGTACCGTGCAGATGGCCTGGCAGGGCGGAAACCACGGCAGCACCTGGACGGGCAACGCCACCTTCCCGGCGGCCCTCGCCCTGGTGACCACCCCCGACGGCCCCCGCGTCACCCGTACGCCCGTCGCCGAGCTGGAATCCCTCGCCTCGGACAGCCAGACCTGGAAGGACCGGACGCTCGACACCGCCGGGACGGGCAACCTCCTGTCCGGGGTCAGGGCCGACACCTACGAACTGAACGCGCAGTTCGACGTCACGGGCGCCACGGCCGCGCAGTTCGGCTTCGACCTGCATCTGCGCTCGGACGGCACCGCCGACCGCAGGGTGGTCTACGACACCAAGGCCCAGACGCTCCAGGGCAAGCCGCTCAAGCCGAGGAACGGCAAGGTCACGATGCGCGTCCTCGTGGACCGGGGACAGCTGGAGATCTTCGCCGACGGCGGTCTGTACTCCCTGTCCGACAACGCCGACTTCGACTCCTCCGCCGACAGCCAGGGAATCGGACTCTTCTCCCTCGGGGGCAGGGTGAGGCTGGACAGCGCGACCTTCACACGCCTCAACACCAGCTGGGGCACCGGCCAGTCGACGCTGTCGAGCAACCTGAAGGGCCCCTGGCACGCCTCGGGCGGGACCTGGAGCGACGTCAGCGGCGGGAAGCGGGTCTCCGCCTCCGGTGACGCCTTCTACCTCAGCGCGACCGGCGGGAGCGACGCGACCTACCAGGGCGACATCAGCCTCGACTCCGCGCGGGCCGGCGGTCTCACCTTCCGCGCGAACGCGGCGGGCGCCGGGTACACGGCGAACATCGACACCGGCGGCGTCGTCAAACTGTGGCGTCCCGGCAAGGACATCGCCACGTACGCCACACCCATCGCGGCGGGCAGCACCCACCACCTGAAGGTGCAGACGGCCGGTGACCGCATCCGGGTCTGGCTCGACAACGGTACGGATCCGGTCATCGACGCGACCGACGCCACCTACCCGAGCGGCCTGTTCGGCGCCAACGTCTACAACGGTACGGCGACGGTGCGGAACCTCGACACCGGATCCGGCGGCTTCGCGGCGTTCCCCGCGGGACGGTGGACCCCGCGGGGCGGCACCTGGACGGTCGAGCCCGACGGGCTGCACGGCAGCGGCGCGCAGGACGGCTTCTACCTCAGCGACCGCACCGGCACGGACTTCACCTACCAGGGCGACCTGTCGGTCACCAACGGCACCGCCACCGGTCTCACCTTCCGCGCCGAGTCCGGTGGCGCGGGCTACACGGCGAACATCGACACCAGTGGCGTGGTGAAACTCTGGCGTCCCGGCAGGGACATAGCGGTGTTCAGGACGACCGTCGTCGAGGGCCGCACCTACCACCTGAAGGTGCAGACGGCCGGCGACCGCATCCGGGTCTGGCTCGGCAACGGCGCCGACCCGGTCATCGACGCCACCGACGACACCTACCCGAGCGGCCTGTTCGGCGTGAACGCCTTCGCGGGGAACACGGTGGCGCAGAACCTGACCGTCGGCTGA